Proteins from a genomic interval of Streptomyces sp. Tu6071:
- a CDS encoding ABC transporter ATP-binding protein, which produces MRSDKPGIPRPSSGPDPAAPVLRIEALVKRYGTKTAVDGLDLVAGPGITAVLGPNGAGKTTTIETCEGYRRPDGGRVRVLGLDPVADAARLRPRIGVMLQSGGVYSGARAEEMLRHMAKLHARPLDVPALVERLGLASCGRTSYRRLSGGQQQRLALAMAVVGRPELVFLDEPTAGLDPQARHATWDLVRELRADGVSVILTTHHMEEAEQLADEVAIVDGGKVVAQGSPEELCRGGAENTLRFDGRPGLDVSSLVKALPPGSDAVELAPGTYRVGGTVDPQLLATVTSWCAQNGVMPEGIAVERHTLEDVFLELTGKELRA; this is translated from the coding sequence ATGCGCAGTGACAAGCCGGGCATCCCCCGCCCCTCGTCAGGACCCGACCCGGCGGCCCCCGTACTCCGGATCGAGGCACTGGTGAAGCGGTACGGGACGAAGACCGCCGTGGACGGGCTCGACCTCGTCGCGGGCCCCGGCATCACAGCCGTGCTCGGGCCGAACGGGGCGGGCAAGACGACGACGATCGAGACGTGCGAGGGCTACCGGCGCCCCGACGGGGGACGGGTCCGCGTCCTCGGGCTCGACCCGGTGGCGGACGCCGCCCGCCTGCGTCCCCGGATCGGCGTGATGCTCCAGTCGGGCGGTGTCTACTCGGGCGCGCGCGCCGAGGAGATGCTGCGGCACATGGCGAAGCTGCACGCGCGGCCGCTCGACGTGCCCGCGCTCGTCGAGCGCCTCGGTCTCGCCTCGTGCGGCCGGACGAGCTACCGGCGGCTCTCCGGCGGGCAGCAGCAGCGCCTCGCGCTCGCGATGGCCGTGGTGGGCCGGCCCGAGCTGGTCTTCCTCGACGAGCCGACCGCCGGGCTCGACCCGCAGGCCCGTCACGCGACGTGGGACCTCGTGCGCGAGCTGCGCGCGGACGGCGTCTCGGTGATCCTCACGACGCACCACATGGAGGAGGCCGAGCAGCTCGCCGACGAGGTCGCGATCGTCGACGGCGGCAAGGTCGTCGCGCAGGGCAGCCCCGAGGAGCTGTGCCGGGGCGGCGCCGAGAACACGCTGCGCTTCGACGGACGGCCGGGGCTCGATGTGTCCTCGCTGGTCAAGGCGCTGCCGCCGGGCAGTGACGCCGTGGAGCTGGCCCCGGGCACGTACCGCGTCGGCGGCACCGTCGACCCGCAGCTCCTCGCGACCGTCACCTCGTGGTGCGCGCAGAACGGCGTCATGCCGGAGGGCATCGCCGTGGAGCGGCACACGCTGGAGGACGTCTTCCTCGAACTGACCGGTAAGGAGCTGCGCGCATGA
- a CDS encoding helix-turn-helix transcriptional regulator — MKYEGEVSDAATGERSTRNRVVRSILHHGPSTVAELAERLGLTQAAVRRHLDALLADTVVEARARRVYGARGRGRPAKVFALTDCGRDALDQSYDQLAAEALRFIAAQGGESAVAAFARSRIEAQCEGYRDEIEAAEPAERAQVLARALSADGYAATAREAPGQGQGEQLCQHHCPVAHVAGQFPQLCEAETEYFSQLLGTHVQRLATIAHGDGVCTTFIPRGKAPPPGPGEPPLPARPEDTTTTTHTSASTAGRNPA; from the coding sequence GTGAAATACGAGGGTGAGGTCTCCGACGCCGCGACCGGCGAGCGCTCCACGCGCAACCGCGTCGTGCGCTCGATCCTGCACCACGGCCCCTCGACCGTCGCCGAGCTGGCCGAACGCCTCGGGCTCACCCAGGCCGCCGTCCGCCGGCATCTCGACGCCCTCCTCGCCGACACCGTCGTCGAGGCCCGCGCCCGCCGCGTCTACGGGGCCCGCGGCCGGGGCCGCCCCGCCAAGGTCTTCGCGCTCACCGACTGCGGGCGCGACGCCCTGGACCAGTCCTACGACCAGCTCGCCGCCGAGGCCCTGCGCTTCATCGCCGCGCAGGGCGGCGAGAGCGCCGTCGCCGCCTTCGCCCGCTCCCGTATCGAGGCCCAGTGCGAGGGGTACCGGGACGAGATCGAGGCCGCCGAGCCCGCCGAGCGGGCTCAGGTCCTCGCCAGGGCGCTGAGCGCCGACGGGTACGCTGCCACGGCGCGCGAGGCGCCCGGCCAGGGGCAGGGCGAGCAGCTCTGCCAGCACCACTGCCCGGTGGCGCACGTGGCGGGGCAGTTCCCGCAGCTGTGCGAGGCGGAGACCGAGTACTTCTCGCAGCTCCTCGGCACGCACGTGCAGCGGCTCGCCACCATCGCCCACGGGGACGGGGTCTGCACGACCTTCATCCCGCGCGGCAAGGCGCCACCGCCCGGACCCGGGGAGCCCCCGCTCCCCGCGCGGCCCGAGGACACCACCACGACCACCCACACATCAGCAAGCACGGCCGGGAGGAACCCCGCATGA
- the sufB gene encoding Fe-S cluster assembly protein SufB — translation MTLPTETAHPELEGLGKYEYGWADSDVAGASARRGLNEDVVRDISAKKNEPEWMTKLRLKGLKLFEKKPMPNWGSDLSGIDFENIKYFVRSTEKQAESWEDLPEDIKNTYDKLGIPEAEKQRLVAGVAAQYESEVVYHQIREDLEEQGVIFLDTDTALKEHPDLFKEYFGTVIPVGDNKFASLNSAVWSGGSFIYVPKGVHVEIPLQAYFRINTENMGQFERTLIIVDEDAYVHYVEGCTAPIYKSDSLHSAVVEIIVKKGARCRYTTIQNWSNNVYNLVTKRAVAYEGATMEWVDGNIGSKVTMKYPAVYLMGEHAKGETLSIAFAGEGQHQDAGAKMVHMAPNTSSNIVSKSVARGGGRTSYRGLIEVGEGASGSKSNVLCDALLVDTISRSDTYPYVDVREDDVSMGHEATVSKVSDDQLFYLMSRGLTEFEAMAMIVRGFVEPIAKELPMEYALELNRLIELQMEGAVG, via the coding sequence ATGACTCTCCCCACGGAGACTGCCCACCCCGAACTGGAGGGCCTGGGTAAGTACGAGTACGGCTGGGCCGACTCCGACGTCGCGGGCGCGAGTGCCCGGCGTGGCCTGAACGAGGACGTCGTCCGGGACATCTCCGCCAAGAAGAACGAGCCGGAGTGGATGACCAAGCTCCGTCTCAAGGGCCTGAAGCTCTTCGAGAAGAAGCCCATGCCGAACTGGGGCTCCGACCTCTCCGGCATCGACTTCGAGAACATCAAGTACTTCGTGCGGTCCACGGAGAAGCAGGCGGAGTCCTGGGAGGACCTGCCCGAGGACATCAAGAACACGTACGACAAGCTCGGCATCCCCGAGGCGGAGAAGCAGCGCCTCGTCGCGGGCGTCGCCGCGCAGTACGAGTCCGAGGTCGTCTACCACCAGATCCGCGAGGACCTGGAGGAGCAGGGCGTCATCTTCCTCGACACCGACACCGCGCTCAAGGAGCACCCGGACCTCTTCAAGGAGTACTTCGGGACCGTCATCCCCGTCGGTGACAACAAGTTCGCCTCGCTCAACTCGGCCGTGTGGTCGGGCGGCTCCTTCATCTACGTGCCGAAGGGCGTGCACGTCGAGATCCCGCTCCAGGCGTACTTCCGGATCAACACCGAGAACATGGGCCAGTTCGAGCGGACGCTGATCATCGTCGACGAGGACGCCTACGTCCACTACGTCGAGGGCTGCACCGCGCCGATCTACAAGTCGGACTCGCTGCACTCCGCGGTCGTCGAGATCATCGTGAAGAAGGGCGCCCGCTGCCGCTACACGACGATCCAGAACTGGTCGAACAACGTCTACAACCTCGTCACCAAGCGTGCCGTGGCCTACGAGGGCGCGACCATGGAGTGGGTCGACGGCAACATCGGCTCCAAGGTCACGATGAAGTACCCGGCCGTCTACCTCATGGGCGAGCACGCCAAGGGCGAGACGCTGTCCATCGCCTTCGCGGGCGAGGGCCAGCACCAGGACGCGGGCGCCAAGATGGTCCACATGGCCCCGAACACCTCCTCGAACATCGTCTCCAAGTCGGTGGCGCGCGGCGGTGGCCGCACCTCCTACCGCGGCCTCATCGAGGTCGGCGAGGGCGCCTCTGGCTCGAAGTCGAACGTGCTGTGCGACGCGCTGCTCGTCGACACCATCTCGCGCTCCGACACCTACCCCTACGTGGACGTCCGCGAGGACGACGTGTCCATGGGCCACGAGGCGACCGTCTCCAAGGTCTCCGACGACCAGCTCTTCTACCTCATGAGCCGCGGACTCACCGAGTTCGAGGCCATGGCGATGATCGTGCGCGGCTTCGTCGAGCCGATCGCCAAGGAGCTGCCCATGGAGTACGCGCTCGAACTCAACCGGCTGATCGAGCTCCAGATGGAGGGCGCGGTCGGCTGA